DNA from Candidatus Woesearchaeota archaeon:
TTGTTCCTTCGTTTACTGATGCCAGAATTACGCTGCCTTCAGGAGTATTGGACTTCAGCCATAAAAAGGCATTTATTTCATCTGCGCTTGGAGCATTTTTAATTTCTGAATAAGCGTATGACAGGGAAGGTATTACTGAAGATACCACGAGCAGGAATACAACTGAAAGAAACATGTAATTCTCATATTTTGCAAATTTTGTTTTTTCAATGTATCCGATAAAATCTTTGTAAAACTGGCTGAATAAAACAAGCAATGTAACGCTTAAAAAAATCAGCCCTATGTCGAGCTGTATAGACCTCAGCCATAACAGGAGAGAAACTGAAATTGCAAATGCTGTAAGCAGGTATATCTGCCTGTTTTTCTCCTTTAAAAGATACCTGTATATAATATAGACGCCGCAAATGAAGGGAATTACGCCTATTTTGTAAATTGCTTCAAGCATATTAACGCTTACAAAGTAATTCCTTAAAAGCTGCGCAGGTATGTTCTGCCATATTATGTTTATGCCGTGCATTAAAAGAGCTTTTTTGAAGAAGATGAAATAAAACCAAAATGCAAAGAACGATGAAAAAAGAGAGATTTCCAGCTCAGACCTGCTCAATTTCGTCCTTTCAATCAGCATGAAAATCAGGTAAATAACGAGAGCAAATATAAATAAAAGCATTGTTGGATAGAGAAAAGTCAGCAGCACCATGAGAAAAAGATAATGGGGCAGGTATTTCTTATTATCAGTAACCTGCATAAAGAAATAAAATGCAAGGAACAGCAGCGGAATAATAAAAGAATATACTGAAATGCTGTTTATTGTCTGCCTGAAAAATATCGGGATGAAGCCAGATATAAATGCAGTCAGCAATGACACTTTATTGTTTTTTGTGAATTTCTTTGCTAAAAGGAAAACTACAAAAACAAGGCATGCTGCAGCTATGTTCGGAATCAGCTTTGCAGCAAGGGTTAATGGCATAAAAATAGCAAAAAAGGCAATTATGTAATGGAATGTAGGCAGGTAAATATTTGTTTTTCCGGAAAAGCTGAGATCATCATGGAATGACGGCAAGCCGGTTTGCCCTATTTTTCCAATCTCCTTTAAGTTGAAATATGCTTCGCTTGATGAGAAATAAGGCGTGGAGAATGCAAAAAACAGCCTGGTGCCTAATACAATGAGAAAGATGGCAACCAATACCCAAACATGCTTCTTTATCTCCATATATCGTATAGGTGAGCCTTACTTTAAATAATTTTAGAAAATGTACTGATTATTGACCACTATTGCCTCTGATTTTACAGTTACAAATCCGATAAGATGGTCGGATACATTTCTGTAAACAAAGCGGTCAGGCACCCTTATATAGTCTCTGGACCAATGGATCAAACTGATCACAAGTAAATGGTTTTCCTATATAATCAGATGCACCTGCCTTTAGTGCCTTTTCCTTAACATTGCTAGCACTCATCATAATAATTGGCACTTTTTGGTTGAACTTTCTTATTTCTTCAATGGCTTCTAACCCATTCATACCGGGCATACTATTATCGGTTATTATCAGGCCATAGTCGCTTTGTTTTACTCGTTGCAAAAGGTCAATGCCATTTTCCACATATTCTACTTTTGCAGGGTATACGGCGGTAATTTCCCTAAGGCCAATTTCACAGCTGCGTCTTACTCCTAAATCGTCATCTGCTACTATAATTGGTTTCATGGATGACCTATACGCAGCATTGTATAATTGTACAACCTTCTTTTCAAAAGCAGACCTTATTCTTCTAAAATCTTCCTCGCTGTTTACAGCATCAAATATCATGTTATGCATCAGACGTGAAAATATATGGGAATAAGGAGCAGGCACAAAAAGCTCTTCACTGCCATATTCGCTAAAAAAACTAAGTGAATATGTTCTTCTGCCTGGAAAATCAGCGTCACTAATATACGTTCTTAACTCCAAATAACCCTCTCCTATTGTTTTTCTTCTTAATATTCCCATTTTAATTACCTTGCAAGAAATACAATCTAGTTTAAAAACCTTTGTTGTCTATAAATAAACTACAATAGAAAAATTTATAAATAACAGCAAATCAGTTTAAGCTATGGAAAAAGAAGCCCTGATCAAAATAGGATTAAGCAACAGGGAAGCAGAAGCATACATTACCTTGCTCCAACTAGAAGAAGCATTGGCATCGGAAATATCGGAAAGAACAAGGGAATCCAGGTCGAATGTTTATGATACCTTGAAGTCTTTGATGAACAAAGGACTTGTTTCTTATGCGATTAGAAATAATAAAAAGTATTTCAGAGCTACTTCCCCGAATAAGCTAATAGATTTTTTAAAAGAAAAAGAGCAGGATTTACAATCAATACTGCCAAATTTATTGGCTTTGCACAGGCCAAGAAAAA
Protein-coding regions in this window:
- a CDS encoding glycosyltransferase family 39 protein codes for the protein MEIKKHVWVLVAIFLIVLGTRLFFAFSTPYFSSSEAYFNLKEIGKIGQTGLPSFHDDLSFSGKTNIYLPTFHYIIAFFAIFMPLTLAAKLIPNIAAACLVFVVFLLAKKFTKNNKVSLLTAFISGFIPIFFRQTINSISVYSFIIPLLFLAFYFFMQVTDNKKYLPHYLFLMVLLTFLYPTMLLFIFALVIYLIFMLIERTKLSRSELEISLFSSFFAFWFYFIFFKKALLMHGINIIWQNIPAQLLRNYFVSVNMLEAIYKIGVIPFICGVYIIYRYLLKEKNRQIYLLTAFAISVSLLLWLRSIQLDIGLIFLSVTLLVLFSQFYKDFIGYIEKTKFAKYENYMFLSVVFLLVVSSVIPSLSYAYSEIKNAPSADEINAFLWLKSNTPEGSVILASVNEGTMINAISKRKNVIDTNFLMVKNSAEIFDDVKSMFTTNSEITALELLNKYKVNYMLFSEEAKNEFKIKDLNFIEERCFELVYNQSVQIYMPLCAVEEK
- a CDS encoding response regulator, with translation MGILRRKTIGEGYLELRTYISDADFPGRRTYSLSFFSEYGSEELFVPAPYSHIFSRLMHNMIFDAVNSEEDFRRIRSAFEKKVVQLYNAAYRSSMKPIIVADDDLGVRRSCEIGLREITAVYPAKVEYVENGIDLLQRVKQSDYGLIITDNSMPGMNGLEAIEEIRKFNQKVPIIMMSASNVKEKALKAGASDYIGKPFTCDQFDPLVQRLYKGA